Proteins from one Ketobacter alkanivorans genomic window:
- a CDS encoding succinylglutamate desuccinylase/aspartoacylase family protein gives MSRRAHSIEIFGEVVGPSCHKTFNIPIGQLYTHTDIAIPVQVVNGKSGGPVLLICAAIHGDELNGVEVVRRVLSAPWLKNLRGTLIAVPMVNVLGIIQRSRYLPDRRDLNRCFPGSEKGSLGGRIANLFVQEILSKSQYAIDLHTGAIHRSNMPQIRVHLENEQAAQLAQAFGVPLVIDAPIRDGSLRGAGDDLGIPIITYEAGEALRFDESAISAGVKGVRNVMTHLNMLPPRKTGKQKPPSFVAKSSSWVRAPADGLFRIKLQLGDRVSRGDVVGIIDGPLGGSEIPVLAPFAGIVIGNTNLPLVNEGEALLHIARFEDIDDVETVVDEFRQEFDGIY, from the coding sequence ATGTCGCGTCGTGCTCATTCCATCGAAATTTTTGGCGAAGTTGTCGGACCTTCGTGCCATAAAACGTTCAACATTCCTATTGGGCAGCTTTATACACACACCGATATAGCCATACCAGTGCAGGTGGTTAACGGCAAAAGCGGTGGGCCGGTGTTATTGATTTGCGCGGCGATTCACGGTGATGAGCTGAACGGTGTGGAGGTGGTGCGTCGGGTTTTGAGCGCACCCTGGCTGAAAAATCTGCGGGGAACCCTGATCGCCGTACCCATGGTTAACGTGCTGGGCATTATCCAGCGTTCCCGTTACCTGCCGGATCGTCGGGATCTGAATCGTTGTTTTCCCGGTTCTGAAAAAGGCTCCTTAGGAGGCCGCATCGCCAACCTGTTTGTGCAGGAGATACTGAGTAAGTCTCAGTATGCGATTGATCTTCATACTGGCGCTATACACCGATCCAACATGCCACAAATCAGGGTGCATTTGGAGAATGAACAGGCCGCCCAGCTGGCGCAGGCGTTTGGTGTGCCCTTGGTGATTGATGCGCCCATTCGAGATGGCTCGTTGCGCGGTGCAGGTGATGATTTGGGGATTCCTATCATCACCTACGAAGCCGGTGAAGCTCTGCGGTTTGATGAGTCGGCCATTTCTGCTGGCGTGAAAGGCGTGCGTAATGTGATGACCCACCTTAACATGCTGCCGCCGCGCAAAACCGGCAAGCAGAAACCGCCCAGCTTTGTCGCCAAATCATCCAGCTGGGTGCGAGCGCCTGCGGATGGATTGTTCCGCATCAAATTGCAACTGGGTGATCGTGTGTCCCGCGGCGATGTGGTGGGCATCATTGATGGCCCCTTGGGGGGCAGTGAAATCCCTGTTCTGGCGCCGTTTGCCGGTATCGTGATCGGCAATACCAACTTGCCGTTGGTTAATGAAGGCGAAGCATTGCTGCACATTGCGCGCTTTGAAGATATCGATGATGTTGAAACGGTGGTGGATGAGTTCCGCCAGGAATTTGATGGCATTTATTGA
- the purD gene encoding phosphoribosylamine--glycine ligase, with product MNILIIGGGGREHALAWKAAQSPTVEKVYVAPGNAGTALEAKVENVNIDVLATDELVKFAQDNNIYLTIVGPEAPLVIGVVDAFRAAGLKCFGPTQGAAQLEGSKAFTKDFLARHNIPTAAYGNFTEIDKAVAYVKQQGAPIVVKADGLAAGKGVILAQTEAEAIAAIEDMLAGNKFGDAGSRVVVEEFLVGEEASFICMVDGKNVLPMATSQDHKARDNGDLGPNTGGMGAYSPAPVVTPEIQQRVMEEVIYPTVNGMAAEGNVYTGFLYAGLMIGPDGTPKVLEYNCRFGDPETQPIMMRLNSDLVALCDMALAGKLDEAAAVWDERASLGVVLAAGGYPEHYEKGNIIFGLPEQDQDDSKVFHAGTTLDGDAVKTNGGRVLCAVALGNTVAEAQAKAYDLVKQINWSDVYYRDDIGYRAVEREREE from the coding sequence ATGAACATTTTGATTATTGGTGGTGGCGGTCGCGAACATGCGCTGGCCTGGAAAGCGGCACAATCTCCTACCGTAGAGAAAGTCTACGTTGCCCCCGGCAACGCCGGCACGGCCCTGGAAGCCAAGGTCGAGAATGTGAACATCGACGTACTGGCTACCGATGAACTGGTCAAGTTTGCCCAAGACAACAACATCTACCTCACCATCGTCGGCCCGGAAGCGCCACTGGTGATCGGCGTGGTAGACGCCTTCCGTGCGGCCGGACTGAAATGCTTCGGCCCCACCCAAGGTGCTGCCCAGCTGGAAGGCTCCAAAGCCTTCACCAAGGATTTTCTGGCCCGCCACAACATTCCTACCGCCGCCTACGGCAACTTCACTGAAATCGACAAAGCCGTCGCCTATGTGAAACAACAGGGTGCCCCCATTGTCGTGAAAGCCGACGGTCTGGCTGCAGGCAAGGGCGTGATTCTGGCGCAAACCGAAGCTGAAGCCATTGCCGCCATCGAAGACATGCTGGCGGGCAACAAATTCGGCGATGCCGGCAGCCGCGTGGTGGTGGAAGAATTCCTGGTGGGCGAAGAAGCCAGTTTCATCTGCATGGTGGACGGCAAGAACGTGTTACCCATGGCCACCTCTCAGGATCACAAAGCCCGCGATAACGGCGACCTTGGCCCCAATACCGGTGGCATGGGTGCCTACTCCCCGGCACCGGTGGTCACCCCAGAGATCCAGCAACGGGTCATGGAAGAAGTGATTTACCCCACCGTGAATGGCATGGCGGCCGAAGGCAATGTTTATACCGGCTTCCTCTACGCTGGCCTGATGATCGGCCCGGACGGCACCCCCAAGGTACTGGAATACAACTGCCGTTTCGGTGACCCGGAAACCCAACCCATCATGATGCGCCTGAACTCCGACCTGGTAGCCCTGTGCGACATGGCTTTGGCAGGCAAACTGGATGAAGCAGCAGCCGTGTGGGATGAACGCGCCTCGCTGGGCGTGGTACTGGCCGCTGGCGGCTATCCCGAACACTACGAAAAAGGCAACATCATCTTCGGCCTGCCAGAACAGGATCAAGATGACAGTAAGGTGTTCCACGCAGGCACCACCCTTGACGGTGATGCAGTGAAAACCAACGGTGGCCGTGTACTGTGCGCCGTGGCATTGGGCAACACCGTCGCCGAAGCACAGGCCAAAGCCTATGACCTCGTGAAGCAGATCAACTGGAGCGACGTCTATTACCGGGATGATATCGGCTATCGCGCGGTAGAGAGGGAACGGGAAGAATAA
- the purH gene encoding bifunctional phosphoribosylaminoimidazolecarboxamide formyltransferase/IMP cyclohydrolase has translation MSKPIKRALISVSDKTGIVDFAQALESMGVEILSTGGTFKLLQESGVKATEVSDYTGFPEMMDGRVKTLHPKVHGGILGRRGTDDSAMEQHGITPIDLVAVNLYPFSQTVANPDCDLPTAIENIDIGGPTMVRSSAKNHKWVTIVVNASDYGRVVDEMKANHNTVSDQTRFELALAAFEHTASYDGAIANYLGSLKADGEKTPFPRTFNTQFLKVQEMRYGENPHQQAAFYKEANPAEPSVSTAVQLQGKELSFNNVADTDAALECVKSFKEPACVIVKHANPCGVAIGANINEAYQRAFLTDPTSAFGGIIAFNQPLDDVTARNIVDKQFVEVIIAPGASDAAVAIVAEKKNVRLLTCEQWGERVAGFDYKRVNGGLLVQDRDNGMITQQDLKVVTKRAPSAEEMQDLMFCWQVAKFVKSNAIVYAKGQQTIGIGAGQMSRVYSAKIAGIKAADEGLTVPGSVMASDAFFPFRDGIDAAAQAGIRAVIQPGGSIRDEEVIAAADEADIAMVFTGMRHFRH, from the coding sequence ATGAGCAAGCCAATCAAACGCGCACTGATCAGTGTTTCTGACAAAACCGGCATCGTCGACTTCGCCCAGGCCCTAGAGTCCATGGGAGTAGAAATCCTCTCCACTGGCGGTACTTTTAAACTGCTGCAGGAAAGCGGCGTCAAGGCCACCGAGGTGTCGGATTACACCGGGTTCCCTGAAATGATGGACGGCCGGGTTAAAACCCTGCACCCGAAAGTGCATGGCGGCATTCTGGGCCGTCGCGGCACCGATGACAGCGCCATGGAGCAACACGGCATAACCCCGATCGATCTGGTGGCGGTGAATCTGTACCCCTTTTCGCAAACGGTGGCCAATCCCGATTGCGACCTGCCCACAGCCATTGAGAACATCGACATCGGCGGGCCCACCATGGTGCGATCTTCTGCGAAAAACCACAAATGGGTCACCATCGTGGTGAACGCCAGCGACTATGGGCGCGTGGTGGATGAAATGAAAGCCAACCACAACACCGTTAGTGATCAGACCCGCTTTGAACTGGCGCTGGCAGCCTTTGAGCACACCGCCAGCTACGACGGCGCCATTGCCAACTACCTGGGCAGCCTCAAAGCCGATGGTGAGAAAACCCCATTCCCACGCACCTTCAACACCCAGTTCCTGAAAGTGCAAGAGATGCGCTACGGTGAAAACCCCCACCAGCAGGCAGCATTCTATAAAGAAGCTAACCCGGCAGAGCCCTCCGTCAGCACGGCAGTGCAGCTGCAAGGCAAAGAGTTGTCGTTTAACAATGTGGCCGATACCGACGCCGCCCTGGAATGCGTAAAATCCTTTAAGGAGCCAGCCTGCGTCATCGTCAAGCACGCCAACCCCTGCGGTGTAGCCATCGGTGCGAATATCAACGAAGCCTATCAGCGAGCCTTCCTGACCGATCCCACATCAGCGTTTGGCGGTATCATTGCCTTCAACCAGCCACTGGATGACGTAACCGCCCGCAACATCGTCGACAAACAGTTCGTGGAAGTGATCATCGCCCCCGGAGCCTCCGACGCAGCAGTAGCCATTGTTGCCGAGAAGAAAAACGTCCGCCTGCTGACCTGTGAGCAGTGGGGTGAGCGCGTTGCCGGTTTCGATTACAAGCGCGTCAACGGCGGCTTACTGGTACAGGATCGTGACAACGGCATGATCACCCAACAGGATCTGAAAGTGGTGACCAAACGTGCACCCAGCGCCGAAGAAATGCAGGATCTGATGTTCTGCTGGCAGGTAGCCAAGTTTGTGAAGTCCAACGCCATCGTATATGCCAAAGGCCAGCAAACCATCGGCATCGGCGCAGGCCAGATGAGCCGTGTCTACAGTGCCAAAATCGCCGGTATCAAAGCCGCCGATGAAGGCCTTACCGTACCCGGTTCGGTGATGGCATCGGATGCTTTCTTCCCGTTCCGCGATGGCATTGACGCCGCAGCCCAGGCGGGTATTCGCGCAGTGATTCAACCCGGTGGCTCCATTCGCGACGAGGAAGTCATTGCCGCCGCCGACGAAGCCGACATTGCCATGGTCTTTACCGGAATGCGTCATTTCCGGCATTGA
- the fis gene encoding DNA-binding transcriptional regulator Fis — MNEPNYNDETPFSSGSTSASNTDLKQHLVTSVDQGNQTLRDNVHRALRNYFAHLDGQPVTDVYQMVLSEVEAPLLETVMEYTRGNQTKASVLLGLNRGTLRKKLKTYGLI; from the coding sequence ATGAATGAACCAAACTACAACGACGAAACTCCATTTTCCAGCGGCTCCACATCGGCCAGCAACACCGATTTGAAGCAACACTTGGTCACTTCCGTGGACCAGGGCAATCAGACATTGCGTGACAACGTGCACCGTGCATTGCGTAATTATTTTGCGCATCTGGACGGCCAGCCAGTCACCGACGTTTATCAGATGGTCCTGTCAGAAGTGGAAGCACCATTGCTGGAAACCGTTATGGAATACACCCGAGGCAACCAGACCAAAGCGTCCGTACTGCTCGGCTTGAACCGCGGCACCCTGCGGAAAAAGCTGAAAACCTACGGTTTGATCTGA